GGATTTAGTGCTgtgaatcttattttttttttaatattttttataaatataaagttgATATGCAGTATATAGCGGGCTAGTTAACTAGTTTCTTCTATAGTTTTAGAATACGTttaatgtcaaataaaaaaacatattggaGAACAACATTTTCCATGTCAATTGCTTGGGCGTGATCAAAATGTTTCTGACGAGAACCGTGCGATGCAACTAGTTACACCCGACCAGGTCGCACAAAAGATACATTTCTCCTACGCGCTTCGCGTCTTAATCCCATTATCTTACACGTACCAACCACgatagataataataatttgttgtttttatattttaaattaattttttaaatatttcctaatatactaatatcaaaataaacttaaaaaattattttaataaaaaaaatattttcactacactttcaaacatccaaaaataaaaaaaatgaataaacagataaaataaagattaaaaataaggaaacgcttgaataaataaaaaaaaacacccctcTTTCTCCTTCCTCCTCTTCTTATTGTGCTGTTTGGATCGCGCACTAATCAGagggaaagaaagagagataggGAGGAGAAAGTGGTTCTAAAAAGACCAAATTGATCTTGACCTCTCTATCTTTTGCAGCTACGACTTTCTTTCACTCTCTCGATCAGCCAATTTCTTCTTTCTGGCGGTTATTGCAGGCTCACCATGAACGAGAAGGCCAACGTCTCTAAAGAGCTCAATGCCAGGCACAGAAAGGttagtctttttttcttgatcgaAATCTCTATCCTGTTTTTGCTTTAATCtcgatttcttttttatccttatgATTATGAATTAAGTGGCGATTGATTTGATCTGATGTGTCTTGCGGTTTTAGATTGGATAGATGATTAATTCGATCATTGATATTTATTTGTGCttgattttacattttatttaatatttttggtatCGATGAAGTACGTCTTGATTATGGCGATGGTTGTTATACTAATTAATGGtgattgtgttaattttttggAGTTAAACCTTTTAGGGATGTGAATTTCAAGTTTTAGATTGGCAgagatttatatttgatatgatGCGATTCATTTGCATTATTGCTGGTTAGTTATATAATATCTTGAGATCAAAGTAGAAGATTAAAGTTGCATTTTCTCTGAATTATATATCCTGGTGGTGAAATTTCAGTCTAATTCGGAatgaagaacaaagaaattttCTCAACATTCTTgcattttgtaattattaagaTAGGCTGAACTATGTCAGTGTCCTTGACTATTTTGCTGcttgtgatttgttttcttctctaatGCTAAATATAGGTATTTCTTGTTCATCTTTCACGAGTGCTGGTGTGGCATTATGGAATTAGGAGGGATTGAATTTCTTCTACCTTAGAATTTGTTTGGATTCCGAGTGCATTAACTACAGGGATTATATGCTGTTGGGGTAATTTGTGTTAAATGGGATGGAGTGCGCATTTTATGATCGAATCTACGTGTATGGTATGCATAATCTGCCAACTTGGCAGTctgattcttttgtttttggggAGCAATTGTGAATTGAGCTTTTTGGgattaaatattagttttttataagcTGCTGGAAATGTGATTTCTTCCTGATATTTGATTCATAGTTGCACCATGGAGTTTTCTAGAGTCTTTATTGATTTCCATCTTGTCTCTTGTATCATGCATTCCATTCTTATAGTGATTTTTTGAACCTCATGGCAAGGTGTTGCTGCATTTGATATATGTCAAAGTTTAGACTTTATGACTGCCATTGGGGCTAACTGCATGTGATGCTGTTGGTCATTGAAGTGGACTATGATTtttgctaataattttttttttttgctttgttgttttctgCATTCTAAATGTTTTTACTTTATGAATTCTAGTATCAATACTATTTGTTccgtttttatttcttaataatgtATTATGTTGATTTACTTCCATCTTTTCTGTTTGTGCATATGCAGATATTGGAAGGACTCCTGAAATTGCCCGAGAATAGGGAATGTGCTGACTGCAAAGCCAAGTATGTACCTAGAAGAATATCAAGATATGATACAATTAGCATAATAGTAAATAATtagcaacataaaaataaaaaattactctaAAGTCATGGATCTTCTCAAGTGGCTGGATActgttaagtttttttgttgctttacaATCTGTTTGAGCTACTGAGTCTAACCTGTTTCCGTTGCAGAGGGCCAAGATGGGCAAGCGTAAATTTGGGTATCTTTATTTGCATGCAATGTTCAGGGATCCATAGAAGTCTTGGGGTGCACATATCGAAGGTGACTAACTGTTTTGTAATCCAATTAAGCATCTTTAACTGAAgactaagataatttttaaaaaatttgggcATAAAGTAGGAATTTTAGATGAGACCTTCAAGGTCTTCTATGAAGAGTTGCTTTGtgaaaaacaatgaagaaataGTTTTTGTATTAGCCTCTTTTGATTACAGAAAcagaaaatttaaagaaaaatggtATGGTGATTATTTACTATTATGAGATTAATGACGCGctgtccatttttttcttttttgatgttCATGGTAACCAGGCCTACTGTTGGTTGATCAATAAAGTTATATCTTGCTGTTGTCTATaccttttgaatttgattattaattttccaCTTGGAGATGCTGTTTATTAGACATCAAGCTGCAATTATCCTTGAGGATATTCTGACTCTAGATTGGTTCTCTTCTGCAGGTTCGATCTGCAACCCTTGACACATGGCTTCCAGAGCAGGTTGCATTTATTCAATGTAAGCTCAATGGCTTGTTCCAAACTAGTGATTTATTCTGATTgattttcatttacttttgaGTTTAATAAATAGCCTGTTTTGTGCTGTTTTTTTTGTAGCAATGGGGAATGAGAGAGCAAATAGTTATTGGGAAGCAGACCTGCCACCAAACTACGACAGAGTTGGAATTGAGAATTTCATTCGTGCAAAGTATGTCTATAGTTAGAACCCTATTATTAGCAAGTTTTCTCAATCTGTTTTGTTTGGTCATTCTCTTTGTGTGTCCATATGATTGCAGTGTGCCTGATTGTTACTTTTTTTCTCAGGTATGAAGAGAAGAGATGGGTCTCTAAAGATGGAAAACCACAATCTCCTTCTAGTGGGAGGGATGAAAGGTCTTCTTTGCATTGGCAGAGACCTGCTGAAAGAAGCGGGCATGGACACACCAGCAGTTCTGAAAATTTGTTTGAGGAAAGAAAGAATTTTCAagtatcaaattcaaaaaacagtGCTCCTGCTACAAGAATAAGTCTTCCTGCTCCTCCTAGGGCATTTGAGCAGGTATGTTGAATTTTACCTTTTGAGTTCGAGTTGGATTTCCTGTATTCAAAGAATATGTTGTGGACTACTTGAtcatttctttcctttgtttATGTTTGAAAAGACAGCTTCAATAAATACTAAGATCTAAGAGCATCCACATCCATGTTCTTTACTTTTTAGCTAAGTCCTAGCTAAAATAGCTAGAAAGCCATTTTAGCTAGCTCTCTAAAACATGTGATCACATCCATGCTCTCTAAAATAAAGAgtcatgaatattttattattattttttgttattcaaATTATATGTGAGATGAATATTCAAGTGTatgttatttcttgtttttgattGCTTTCAAATTATGTTAATGAATATTCTAATTATTCAGTGAcacttttgaaaattaattattttaatatagtagaaattaaaaataataaaaagaaaatgcatacactttaaaaaagaagaaagtttaAACAATCCCTACTAATTAAAATCACTATCACATCATTTTACTAATATCTCCATTTGATGCATCTCATAATATTCAACCAATGTCAAGGCATGCTTGTTGTATCTATCAACATTATTGTCTCTTCACCTTGTTGTTTCAATTAAGGTTCTTGCATCATAACAATCCTGCCTCTTTCCGTCTTTGCCTCGACATGTTTTGCCTTTACTTTCTCTTTCTCTAAAgcatatgatttttcaaaattttccttCTTCTTACGTTCCATGTcattttatattctttgtaaTCCTCTAAGATCGATCAAACATGAGAAATTGTgctacccttttctttttttaacttgctTCTTTGCCACCTTTGTACCTATCAGTCTCTCCATATTGTCATTGTCACCAAGTACAACATCATCTTCATCTAAGTTGATTGAACTTTGAGTAAAGGGATAATGAGTTGCAGGAGTTGCTGACCATCAATCCTACATTTATTGCACCATGGAGAAAAATATTAGCTCCCAATGTACGGAAACTGACTGTCAAACACATCAAACAGTTATTTCTTTCATGTTTCATTGCCTCTCTGTTTCATTGCACTTGCACATCAAACAGTTATATTCTTTCATTAATGAATGAGCAAAGCAAGTTGATCTGATTCTAGAATAATATGGAAATTCATCAGAACCGTCAAATTTAGTTAGCATCTTCAATGTCTTAATCTGCCTATTTACATGCATTTGGAAAGAACTGgaccttgttttttatttttccctttttatctGTACCACAACTAAAATTCCTAGACAACCAACtgcaagtttttcttttttgaacacACAAAGTACTCACAACTAAAATCCCAATGCAACCATAAATCTATCTAGTGTAAGATGAATCTTCAAAGACAACATGCAAACAAGTACTCACAAGGATGCCATATTCATTGCATGTATGCCTTAACTGTCTACTACTTTTTGCACAAGAAAATCTGATTTTAATTGTCAATTCATCTGAGTAATAGATGCTTTATAGGGTCCTTCTACAAGTTGGTCCAAACATGagcatttttaaaactatattgatGTTTTGGAACGTACAGGTTTTTTAgcatctttaatttcttcagAAGCAAATGCAACTTTGATCAACGTTGTATGTCTGGTTATACAGCATGTCACCCTAGCATGTATGAAAGGTTTAAGAATCACATATGCTATTAAGGCAATTGACAATATACAAATCAAGCTGTATAGCATCACCCTAGCTTCAAAGTGTATTAGCAACCTGATTACGGATCACATGACAGTTTTGGAAGTTATAGaaaaaagggaaataaaaaatggaacttTTCCAGTAAATAggctctaaataaaaaatttgaacacACATTTGAATCCTAAGCTCACAATGGTTTTGATTtcccaaaaaagaaagagcattTCAAATAGGTGTATGACAAGGATAGCCGTGTGAGGAAAAATGGAGAGGTATGACAAGCACAATTTGTTCATATGCAAATATGAAatatcaaaagaaacaaaatgatgGGTGTCTAGTATTGCATCAACTTTTTAATCTTCATCTCtgcaaaattagaaaagaaaatctgaccaggagaagaagagaaaaaagctGTAATGTGATTTCTTCAGAAATTCGTATGATTTCACATACAGCTAAAGAAAAAAGGAGTTGACTTGGTGGCTGGAAACGAGTTTGCAGAAAAATGATCAAGGAAAATGTTAAATGAGCCCAGGTAATCTTGCATAGAACTCCTATGTAATGACAGCTAGGAATATCACACCCTCACAAATGCCTCACTGGCTGCTGAAACTTGTGTATTGCTCTCATTCATTTAAAGCTGCTAGACCATGCAACAAAGGCAATGCTTGAAGAAAGTTGCAATactgtaaaaaaattatgtcaatgTTGCTCTCAGTAAAATTCAAAGAGATTTTTGCTCTCTATTACAATTTAGCCACTCATTCAAAGAATATCGACAACATACTGGGCCATTGAACTTTTTTGCCCATGGAATTCAGatgaatcaaagaaaaatatgtaccagtttttttgtctctttgcctctttattataaaaacaatccaTAGTAAGAACAGACTGAGGCCTGGGCAATTCTGTAAAGGACTCAGATTTTGTGTCTTGCAGCTAAGCACTGCCTGCATGTCTAGAATCATAAACATCATCTTCATCCTCGTCATCATTCGCAACCTAAAAAATTCAACATACAGAAAATGCAGATTAACACGAAACccgacaacaaaaataataaaaaaaatcgcaACATCAGAAATCAAGAATCTCATGTGGAATACCATGTCCCTGAAAGAAAATCAGCAACCAAGTTTTAACACATGGACTGTCCAAGTTCTGTTTAATTCAATTACTGGTTGTGCTTCATACACTATATAGATTGATGTGCAAAATGGGATCTAATGAAGTGTAACCATCTAGGATTGCTAATTACATTTGACATCACAAACCCAGATGATAAAAACCACGAAGAAACCAAATTTAGGTTGCAAAACAGAAACATGAATGAAGGCACAAACCCTTTTAGCTAATGCCCTTGCAGAAGCAGATCTTTAAGAGGAAAGAATCAAGAAGCAGctaaagagagggagagagatgcGGAGATGTACCATGGTGGCTGCACCTTCTGCCTTGTCGAAGCTGGAGATTTGTTGATTTGGTAGCTCTAGCAGAGAAGAGGCAGAGGCTTTGAAATCCAaaccaattaacaaaaaataaccgAATAAATTTCCTATTTTAACAGTAACTAGAAGTTGCAGAAGACAGAAGAATGACAGCAACACCAATAAATTTCCTGCGAATCACTTCTTCCTTTTCACCACCACCGCATCACCACAATTAGAGTGCTACAGTATACACTATATATATCAAGTACTGTTTACAAAGCCAGAATAGTAAGTGCTTTGAGGAGCTACAATGCTACGggtaaaacatatattttctaGCTATTATAGCTAGGGAGTTCAATTAGAGTATGGATGTGGATGCTTAAGGGTATAAAAATCTTGTTATGAAGAAAAGGTTTCGATAAGGTAAAATCTATCTCCAAAAGCACAACCAATCAGAATAACCCaatgtttatataaaatcaaatcatgcTATATCTAAATCATATGGATCTAGTTTCCTGTCTCTTATGCAATGACTACTGGTTTGAGGGGTTAAATGCATGATTCTCATTGTTTCCTCACTTTGCAGTCATCTCACATCTTATTgctgtttcttttttcattgcCACGCATAAAACTCCTAGATGCATCATTATTTGAGCATACGATATTTTTTCACAAACAGGTCACTGCTCCTGCAAAGCCTCAACAGGTTGTTGAAAAAGCTGAACCAATGGCGGAGGCTACTGAAGCTGCAAAGAAGGTTGCAGATGCTGCTCCAGCTGTCTCTCCACCCAAAGTTGATTTTGCTACTGACCTTTTCGACTTGCTCTCCATGGATGGCCCTACTGAAAATGGCTCGGAGGTAGCTGCTAATGATGATAACAGTTGGGCAGGTTTTCAAtgtatgttttcatctgtttgggCAATCATACTTACCATGACCTTTTATGTGTAATTtgctgattttttctttttcagacacacacacatatatagtgATTCTTGTTAACAATGTGGACTCTTCCTAAATTTGCAGCTGCAGCAGTTGCCGAAGAAGTATCAACAACTGGAAATACTGGTCCAACTAAAGCAGTACAAAATGATACCCCGTCCGTTTCTGGAATTGAGGATTTATTTAAAGATTCACCTTCTTTAGCAACCCCTTCAGTCTTGGAGAAACCCCAGAAAGatgtaaaaaatgatataatgaGCCTTTTTGAGAAGGTATATGCTTTGGCATCATTCATGCATCTTTTGAACTTTTCCTCAAAActttttttggtgatttattAGATTCTAACTGGATGTTCTGATTTCTTGATCACATCTATCACCTCCGTAAAAAACCAACTTAGTTTGAGTTTGCACTGGAGTTCAACTTTGTGGAATTATCGTGGAATTGAAATATTATCTGATGATTTTGTTCGCAAAATTTTATAGTCCAATATGGTATCACCGTTTGCGATGCATCAACAACAACTTGCTATGCTGGCACAACAGCAACTTCTTATGGCTGCTGCAGCAAAATCTGCTGGTGGGGACCCAAAAGAGATAAACCAACAGCAACTTGCTATTCTGGCACAGCAACAGCAACTTCTTATGGCTGCTGCAGCAAAATCTGCTGGCGGGGACCCAAAAGCAATGAATCAACAGCAACTTGCTATACTGGCGCAGCAACAGCAACTTCTTATGGCCACTGCAGCAAAATCTGCTGGTGGGGACCAAAAACTTTCAGGCAGTATTCAACAGCAAGGGCCAAATGGTATTAGCATACCTGCACAAAACTGGCCAAATATTGGATACCAAATCCCTGGTTTGATGCCAGTAGCTGGGCAGGGTGACTTACAGAAACTTAAGCAGGTTCATATTATGGAATGGATTGCCTTCATTTTTGCCGATACTTAATTGGCTTAATTCAGTAGTTTtctgatgatgtttttttttactgggcTAGACTGCTGACATAAGACTGACACATCCTGGGGGAAGCTCTGTACCATATCCAACATCTAGGTAATTTGTTTTCCCTAGTCTACTGTGGTGTTGATGAATATATATAACCTGTGATCGTGCTTTGAACTCTGTTGAAACTGAAACCATGAATTTTATAAcctttttcctttcccttttatttttttattttttatttttttgttggtgtttGTGTGGGGTTTGGGGGAGGGCCACCCCGTCAGCTGTTAATTTGTTTGATCAGCTTGTTTGCGGCGAGTCAAGTTTCAGATAGTATTAGACTGCCAgagaatatttttaacatgcatATCTTGTTATGTGCATAGTagcttccttttattttggcagAAGTCCAACAATCATTCCTCAATTGGTAAAACTGGGCTTGCTTTTAAATTTGTGGTCTTCAAGTAGACagaaatgaaaaatcatatgACTACTTTTTTCATCTTACTCTCTGTATGCTATCTTCCCTCCCCACATTTCTGTGTGCATGTCTATATCTTCCTGCTTGAGTTTGGTCCTCAGTCTTCCATTGCACGAGGTATAAAATTGCTAATTACTCAATTGTTTCCAATTATAACATTCCATGAAGAAATTCACGTAGTGTTGTGGAGTGAAGACAATGGAAGTGAGAAAGCTATAGCATAAGCTTGTTGCTGCATTTCTTCTTTCCCCCCCTTTTGTTACTTACAGGATGGAAGCTCCGAGCCACTTGAAAAGCACTGCAGTTTCAAGTTTTACGTGAGCACATGTATTCCTGTTTTATAGCTGCATAGAGTGTAAAATCCTCAGACCGTTATTGTATTTTCTATGTTAGTAAAATGATGTTGCCAtgataaaaacttaaaagaatgaTTAGAAATGCTggaatttgaaagttttttacaAGTACACTTTGAATTCATATCCATAAATGCTTCTCTTTTCCACTTTTAAAAACTGTTCTCCCGTCTAGATTTTGAGGTATTTTCTGCACTCATATTCTTACCCTTGGTGCTTGCAGCCTTTATAACATTGAGCAAGCTACCCCTGCTAATGGTGGGACAAACAATGGAGTCGGGAAAACTCAATCGTCATCCTCGGTCTCATCGGGTACTTCAACACCAGCCGGAAAGGATTATGACTTCTCCTCTTTAATGCAAGGCATGTTCTCAAAGCATTGAGTGCCATCAGGAGTTGAAGTTGGCTACATCATACAATACTAAAATAGTTTTATTACATGAAAATAGCACTTCAAAGATTTTGTTCTTCCCTTCTGGATTTGCGATTGTAAACTATTCTGTAGAGGCAGTTCCAGTTTTTCCTTCATATTTCATTGATGGTTCATTTGTACGAGTATCGGAGTAATAAATATGGG
This genomic interval from Populus alba chromosome 1, ASM523922v2, whole genome shotgun sequence contains the following:
- the LOC118058592 gene encoding ADP-ribosylation factor GTPase-activating protein AGD5, whose protein sequence is MNEKANVSKELNARHRKILEGLLKLPENRECADCKAKGPRWASVNLGIFICMQCSGIHRSLGVHISKVRSATLDTWLPEQVAFIQSMGNERANSYWEADLPPNYDRVGIENFIRAKYEEKRWVSKDGKPQSPSSGRDERSSLHWQRPAERSGHGHTSSSENLFEERKNFQVSNSKNSAPATRISLPAPPRAFEQVTAPAKPQQVVEKAEPMAEATEAAKKVADAAPAVSPPKVDFATDLFDLLSMDGPTENGSEVAANDDNSWAGFQSAAVAEEVSTTGNTGPTKAVQNDTPSVSGIEDLFKDSPSLATPSVLEKPQKDVKNDIMSLFEKSNMVSPFAMHQQQLAMLAQQQLLMAAAAKSAGGDPKEINQQQLAILAQQQQLLMAAAAKSAGGDPKAMNQQQLAILAQQQQLLMATAAKSAGGDQKLSGSIQQQGPNGISIPAQNWPNIGYQIPGLMPVAGQGDLQKLKQTADIRLTHPGGSSVPYPTSSLYNIEQATPANGGTNNGVGKTQSSSSVSSGTSTPAGKDYDFSSLMQGMFSKH